The Astyanax mexicanus isolate ESR-SI-001 chromosome 24, AstMex3_surface, whole genome shotgun sequence genome has a segment encoding these proteins:
- the LOC103040638 gene encoding cell division cycle-associated protein 7 isoform X1 gives MQLVRFLLLAIVLAVELITEDAQYRTVDCRDSSCCSFIQTFLVKLRKLRTLYAEIRNYCGPLDMSGLYNKLAQIFAEESENDQTFLGFSDSDLSDCGFQNSESDSEKSMVASPKKATHVGFTLRIALRPRSVPDPSDEEDSQEKKTVKKKPVKSKKTKKMEKEDSPKKLPPPNSASDSEDDSFLAKRALNIKANKAMLVQLMADLQKMPGGLLKNSAPARKKEPRSERVPRSSEPRRNPERESRRLTRSMGNNEIAAAESNCELEMSLEEELMKVHNKPRRRESVRPSQGKPHTIRPVEEITEDELQLVASTMTEKIYNRATGSTCHQCRQKTVDTKTCCRNEDCRGIQGQFCGPCLRNRYGEDVKVALLDPGWHCPPCRGICNCSFCRQRDGRCPTGILFPLAQYHGFSDVHSYLCSLRNKLKDEEEDL, from the exons ATGCAGCTTGTCAGGTTCCTCTTGCTTGCGATTGTTCTGGCGGTGGAGCTGATTACGGAGGACGCTCAGTACAGAACAGTCGACTGCAGAGACAGCAGCTGCTGCTCGTTTATACAGACCTTCCTAGTTAAACTGAGAAAGCTGCGCACATTATACGCCGAGATAAGAAACTACTGT GGGCCGTTAGATATGTCCGGGCTGTATAATAAGCTCGCGCAGATTTTTGCTGAAGAATCAGAAAATGATCAAACTTTTCTGGGATTTTCTGATTCAGATCTGAGTGACTGTGGATTCCAG aaTTCAGAGTCAGACAGCGAGAAAAGCATGGTTGCCTCTCCAAAGAAGGCGACTCATGTGGGGTTTACTCTGAGAATAGCGTTGCGACCCCGATCTGTTCCTGACCCCAGTGATGAGGAAGACTCCCAGGAGAAGAAGACTGTTAAGAAGAAACCTGTTAAatctaaaaagacaaaaaaaatggagAAGGAAGATTCACCAAAGAAACTGCCTCCTCCTAACTCTGCCTCTGATTCCGAGGATGATTCATTTCTTGCCAAGAGGGCCTTGAACATCAAAGCCAACAAAGCCATG CTGGTTCAGCTGATGGCAGATCTACAGAAAATGCCTGGAGGATTACTGAAGAACTCTGCACCAGCTCGGAAAAAGGAGCCTCGCTCTGAA CGTGTTCCTCGGTCTTCTGAGCCTCGTCGTAATCCAGAACGTGAATCTCGGAGACTAACTCGCTCGATGGGAAATAACGAAATCGCTGCTGCTGAATCCAACTGTGAGCTTGAGATGAGTCTGGAGGAGGAACTGATGAAG GTCCACAACAAACCGCGAAGACGTGAATCCGTCCGACCCAGTCAAGGCAAGCCGCACACAATCCGACCCGTGGAGGAGATCACAGAGGATGAGCTCCAGCTGGTGGCATCAACCATGACTGAGAAGATTTATAACCGAGCCACG GGCTCCACCTGTCACCAGTGTCGACAGAAAACTGTAGATACGAAGACGTGCTGCCGTAATGAAGACTGTCGTGGGATACAAGGCCAGTTCTGTGGTCCGTGTCTTCGGAACCGATACGGCGAAGACGTCAAAGTGGCCCTTCTGGATCCG GGCTGGCATTGTCCTCCGTGTCGTGGAATCTGTAACTGCAGCTTTTGTCGTCAGCGTGACGGTCGCTGTCCGACAGGCATTCTGTTCCCGCTGGCTCAGTACCACGGCTTTTCTGATGTTCACTCTTACCTGTGCAG TCTTCGTAACAAATtgaaagatgaggaagaagacctTTAA
- the LOC103040638 gene encoding cell division cycle-associated protein 7 isoform X2 — protein sequence MALGPLDMSGLYNKLAQIFAEESENDQTFLGFSDSDLSDCGFQNSESDSEKSMVASPKKATHVGFTLRIALRPRSVPDPSDEEDSQEKKTVKKKPVKSKKTKKMEKEDSPKKLPPPNSASDSEDDSFLAKRALNIKANKAMLVQLMADLQKMPGGLLKNSAPARKKEPRSERVPRSSEPRRNPERESRRLTRSMGNNEIAAAESNCELEMSLEEELMKVHNKPRRRESVRPSQGKPHTIRPVEEITEDELQLVASTMTEKIYNRATGSTCHQCRQKTVDTKTCCRNEDCRGIQGQFCGPCLRNRYGEDVKVALLDPGWHCPPCRGICNCSFCRQRDGRCPTGILFPLAQYHGFSDVHSYLCSLRNKLKDEEEDL from the exons ATGGCTCTG GGGCCGTTAGATATGTCCGGGCTGTATAATAAGCTCGCGCAGATTTTTGCTGAAGAATCAGAAAATGATCAAACTTTTCTGGGATTTTCTGATTCAGATCTGAGTGACTGTGGATTCCAG aaTTCAGAGTCAGACAGCGAGAAAAGCATGGTTGCCTCTCCAAAGAAGGCGACTCATGTGGGGTTTACTCTGAGAATAGCGTTGCGACCCCGATCTGTTCCTGACCCCAGTGATGAGGAAGACTCCCAGGAGAAGAAGACTGTTAAGAAGAAACCTGTTAAatctaaaaagacaaaaaaaatggagAAGGAAGATTCACCAAAGAAACTGCCTCCTCCTAACTCTGCCTCTGATTCCGAGGATGATTCATTTCTTGCCAAGAGGGCCTTGAACATCAAAGCCAACAAAGCCATG CTGGTTCAGCTGATGGCAGATCTACAGAAAATGCCTGGAGGATTACTGAAGAACTCTGCACCAGCTCGGAAAAAGGAGCCTCGCTCTGAA CGTGTTCCTCGGTCTTCTGAGCCTCGTCGTAATCCAGAACGTGAATCTCGGAGACTAACTCGCTCGATGGGAAATAACGAAATCGCTGCTGCTGAATCCAACTGTGAGCTTGAGATGAGTCTGGAGGAGGAACTGATGAAG GTCCACAACAAACCGCGAAGACGTGAATCCGTCCGACCCAGTCAAGGCAAGCCGCACACAATCCGACCCGTGGAGGAGATCACAGAGGATGAGCTCCAGCTGGTGGCATCAACCATGACTGAGAAGATTTATAACCGAGCCACG GGCTCCACCTGTCACCAGTGTCGACAGAAAACTGTAGATACGAAGACGTGCTGCCGTAATGAAGACTGTCGTGGGATACAAGGCCAGTTCTGTGGTCCGTGTCTTCGGAACCGATACGGCGAAGACGTCAAAGTGGCCCTTCTGGATCCG GGCTGGCATTGTCCTCCGTGTCGTGGAATCTGTAACTGCAGCTTTTGTCGTCAGCGTGACGGTCGCTGTCCGACAGGCATTCTGTTCCCGCTGGCTCAGTACCACGGCTTTTCTGATGTTCACTCTTACCTGTGCAG TCTTCGTAACAAATtgaaagatgaggaagaagacctTTAA
- the ndrg3a gene encoding protein NDRG3a isoform X2, producing the protein MEELQDVQLTEIRPLLTNKNSRNFQDFDCQEYDLETPQGVLHVTMRGIPKGNRPVILTYHDIGLNHKSCFNTLFNFEDMKEITQHFAVVHIDAPGQQEGAPPFPTGYQYPSMDELAEMLPSVMTQLKVNSVIGIGVGAGAYILSRFALNHPSLVEGLVLINVNPCAEGWIDWAASKLSGWTSTLVDIVMAHHFSTEELTDNQELIQTYRLHIAQDINQENLTLFCDSYNARRDLGIERPVVGLNEDIINTLVCPALLVVGDTSPAVEAVVECNSRLNPTKTTLLKMADCGGLPQVVQPGKLAEAFKYFVQGMGYIPAAGMTRLARSRTTSSSSIASMDSTRLRNLNSPMDGLNTAALDNQAQPQTMEVSC; encoded by the exons GAATATGACCTTGAGACTCCGCAAGGTGTCCTACACGTGACCATGAGGGGCATTCCCAAAGGAAACCGCCCTGTGATCCTGACCTACCATGACATCGGCCTGAACC ATAAATCGTGCTTCAACACACTGTTTAACTTTGAGGACATGAAGGAGATCACACAGCACTTTGCCGTGGTGCACATCGATGCCCCCGGCCAGCAGGAGGGAGCACCCCCCTTCCCCACTGG GTACCAGTATCCCAGTATGGATGAGCTGGCAGAGATGCTGCCCTCAGTCATGACTCAGCTGAA GGTGAACAGTGTGATCGGAATTGGCGTAGGTGCAGGAGCATACATCCTCTCCCGATTTGCA CTCAACCACCCGTCGCTGGTGGAGGGTCTGGTTCTGATCAATGTGAACCCGTGCGCTGAGGGCTGGATCGACTGGGCTGCTTCTAAG CTCTCTGGATGGACCAGCACCCTGGTGGACATTGTGATGGCTCATCACTTCAGCACT GAGGAGCTAACAGACAACCAGGAACTGATCCAGACGTACCGCCTCCACATCGCCCAGGACATCAACCAGGAGAACCTTACCCTCTTCTGTGACTCTTACAATGC GCGCCGGGACCTGGGAATTGAGAGGCCTGTTGTTGGTCTGAATGAAGATATCATCAACACGCTGGT CTGCCCGGCTCTGCTGGTGGTGGGAGACACATCTCCTGCTGTGGAAGCTGTG GTGGAATGCAACTCCAGGCTAAATCCGACAAAAACGACACTCCTGAAG ATGGCCGACTGTGGCGGCTTGCCTCAGGTTGTGCAG CCCGGTAAACTGGCCGAGGCCTTCAAGTATTTTGTTCAGGGGATGGGATACA taccAGCTGCCGGCATGACCCGCCTCGCCCGCTCCcgcaccacctcctcctccagcatCGCCTCCATGGACAGCACCCGCCTGCGCAACCTCAACAGCCCAATGGACGGCCTCAACACCGCAGCCCTGGACAACCAGGCCCAGCCACAGACCATGGAGGTGTCCTGCTAG
- the ndrg3a gene encoding protein NDRG3a isoform X1, with the protein MEELQDVQLTEIRPLLTNKNSRNFQDFDCQEYDLETPQGVLHVTMRGIPKGNRPVILTYHDIGLNHKSCFNTLFNFEDMKEITQHFAVVHIDAPGQQEGAPPFPTGYQYPSMDELAEMLPSVMTQLKVNSVIGIGVGAGAYILSRFALNHPSLVEGLVLINVNPCAEGWIDWAASKLSGWTSTLVDIVMAHHFSTEELTDNQELIQTYRLHIAQDINQENLTLFCDSYNARRDLGIERPVVGLNEDIINTLVCPALLVVGDTSPAVEAVVECNSRLNPTKTTLLKMADCGGLPQVVQPGKLAEAFKYFVQGMGYIPYVLLSHLSSESVPAAGMTRLARSRTTSSSSIASMDSTRLRNLNSPMDGLNTAALDNQAQPQTMEVSC; encoded by the exons GAATATGACCTTGAGACTCCGCAAGGTGTCCTACACGTGACCATGAGGGGCATTCCCAAAGGAAACCGCCCTGTGATCCTGACCTACCATGACATCGGCCTGAACC ATAAATCGTGCTTCAACACACTGTTTAACTTTGAGGACATGAAGGAGATCACACAGCACTTTGCCGTGGTGCACATCGATGCCCCCGGCCAGCAGGAGGGAGCACCCCCCTTCCCCACTGG GTACCAGTATCCCAGTATGGATGAGCTGGCAGAGATGCTGCCCTCAGTCATGACTCAGCTGAA GGTGAACAGTGTGATCGGAATTGGCGTAGGTGCAGGAGCATACATCCTCTCCCGATTTGCA CTCAACCACCCGTCGCTGGTGGAGGGTCTGGTTCTGATCAATGTGAACCCGTGCGCTGAGGGCTGGATCGACTGGGCTGCTTCTAAG CTCTCTGGATGGACCAGCACCCTGGTGGACATTGTGATGGCTCATCACTTCAGCACT GAGGAGCTAACAGACAACCAGGAACTGATCCAGACGTACCGCCTCCACATCGCCCAGGACATCAACCAGGAGAACCTTACCCTCTTCTGTGACTCTTACAATGC GCGCCGGGACCTGGGAATTGAGAGGCCTGTTGTTGGTCTGAATGAAGATATCATCAACACGCTGGT CTGCCCGGCTCTGCTGGTGGTGGGAGACACATCTCCTGCTGTGGAAGCTGTG GTGGAATGCAACTCCAGGCTAAATCCGACAAAAACGACACTCCTGAAG ATGGCCGACTGTGGCGGCTTGCCTCAGGTTGTGCAG CCCGGTAAACTGGCCGAGGCCTTCAAGTATTTTGTTCAGGGGATGGGATACA TCCCGTATGTTCTGCTCAGCCACCTGAGCAGTGAATCAG taccAGCTGCCGGCATGACCCGCCTCGCCCGCTCCcgcaccacctcctcctccagcatCGCCTCCATGGACAGCACCCGCCTGCGCAACCTCAACAGCCCAATGGACGGCCTCAACACCGCAGCCCTGGACAACCAGGCCCAGCCACAGACCATGGAGGTGTCCTGCTAG
- the ndrg3a gene encoding protein NDRG3a isoform X3: MSTVLDVEQNACTGDAVEYDLETPQGVLHVTMRGIPKGNRPVILTYHDIGLNHKSCFNTLFNFEDMKEITQHFAVVHIDAPGQQEGAPPFPTGYQYPSMDELAEMLPSVMTQLKVNSVIGIGVGAGAYILSRFALNHPSLVEGLVLINVNPCAEGWIDWAASKLSGWTSTLVDIVMAHHFSTEELTDNQELIQTYRLHIAQDINQENLTLFCDSYNARRDLGIERPVVGLNEDIINTLVCPALLVVGDTSPAVEAVVECNSRLNPTKTTLLKMADCGGLPQVVQPGKLAEAFKYFVQGMGYIPYVLLSHLSSESVPAAGMTRLARSRTTSSSSIASMDSTRLRNLNSPMDGLNTAALDNQAQPQTMEVSC; encoded by the exons GAATATGACCTTGAGACTCCGCAAGGTGTCCTACACGTGACCATGAGGGGCATTCCCAAAGGAAACCGCCCTGTGATCCTGACCTACCATGACATCGGCCTGAACC ATAAATCGTGCTTCAACACACTGTTTAACTTTGAGGACATGAAGGAGATCACACAGCACTTTGCCGTGGTGCACATCGATGCCCCCGGCCAGCAGGAGGGAGCACCCCCCTTCCCCACTGG GTACCAGTATCCCAGTATGGATGAGCTGGCAGAGATGCTGCCCTCAGTCATGACTCAGCTGAA GGTGAACAGTGTGATCGGAATTGGCGTAGGTGCAGGAGCATACATCCTCTCCCGATTTGCA CTCAACCACCCGTCGCTGGTGGAGGGTCTGGTTCTGATCAATGTGAACCCGTGCGCTGAGGGCTGGATCGACTGGGCTGCTTCTAAG CTCTCTGGATGGACCAGCACCCTGGTGGACATTGTGATGGCTCATCACTTCAGCACT GAGGAGCTAACAGACAACCAGGAACTGATCCAGACGTACCGCCTCCACATCGCCCAGGACATCAACCAGGAGAACCTTACCCTCTTCTGTGACTCTTACAATGC GCGCCGGGACCTGGGAATTGAGAGGCCTGTTGTTGGTCTGAATGAAGATATCATCAACACGCTGGT CTGCCCGGCTCTGCTGGTGGTGGGAGACACATCTCCTGCTGTGGAAGCTGTG GTGGAATGCAACTCCAGGCTAAATCCGACAAAAACGACACTCCTGAAG ATGGCCGACTGTGGCGGCTTGCCTCAGGTTGTGCAG CCCGGTAAACTGGCCGAGGCCTTCAAGTATTTTGTTCAGGGGATGGGATACA TCCCGTATGTTCTGCTCAGCCACCTGAGCAGTGAATCAG taccAGCTGCCGGCATGACCCGCCTCGCCCGCTCCcgcaccacctcctcctccagcatCGCCTCCATGGACAGCACCCGCCTGCGCAACCTCAACAGCCCAATGGACGGCCTCAACACCGCAGCCCTGGACAACCAGGCCCAGCCACAGACCATGGAGGTGTCCTGCTAG